In Natronoarchaeum philippinense, a single window of DNA contains:
- the gvpJ gene encoding gas vesicle protein GvpJ, translated as MSRRGTTGPQPTRGKSDLADVVEMLLDKGVVINADIAVTVGDTELIGVKIRAALASFETAAKYGLEFPSGTDRRRVEAQTGVPAVTTDDGVDEDQTRLSELVFDDGPADVNVGPVPTASVTEDAEVEAPDADERDAETETTSDSEEDEHANEE; from the coding sequence GTGAGCCGACGCGGGACCACGGGCCCCCAGCCGACGCGGGGGAAGAGCGATCTGGCCGATGTCGTCGAGATGCTGCTGGACAAGGGCGTCGTGATCAACGCCGACATCGCGGTGACCGTCGGCGACACCGAACTCATCGGCGTCAAGATCCGGGCCGCGCTCGCGTCGTTCGAGACGGCCGCGAAGTACGGCTTGGAGTTTCCCAGCGGCACCGACCGCCGGCGCGTCGAGGCACAGACCGGCGTCCCCGCCGTAACGACCGACGACGGCGTCGACGAGGACCAAACCCGGCTTTCGGAACTGGTGTTCGACGACGGTCCGGCCGATGTCAACGTCGGCCCTGTCCCGACGGCGAGCGTCACGGAGGACGCCGAAGTCGAAGCTCCAGACGCGGACGAACGGGACGCCGAAACCGAGACAACCTCGGACAGCGAGGAGGACGAACATGCGAACGAGGAGTGA
- a CDS encoding Hsp20/alpha crystallin family protein, with translation MPHDSNDEEDRRTDDRPDREASDTSDHQRGGDREGQGPTRPFDLDIGGYVGTLLEFLDEASERAGRSGREVRSDRGRGRRPASTSRDRPSRFAVDIDASVGALGDARTGRARDRHRRRVADATGEHLTTVRHDGETVVVTANLPGVDASDITVGVTDDRRTLVVRTPRETLARVPIERWDASAVQATLNNYVLEVRIDDSVVAGDPDEVISR, from the coding sequence ATGCCACACGACAGCAACGACGAGGAGGACCGGCGCACCGACGACCGACCGGATCGCGAGGCGTCCGACACGTCCGATCACCAGCGCGGCGGCGACCGCGAGGGTCAAGGACCAACCCGGCCGTTCGACCTCGACATCGGCGGCTACGTCGGGACGCTGCTGGAGTTTCTCGACGAGGCGAGTGAGCGCGCCGGCCGATCCGGCCGCGAGGTCCGTTCCGACCGCGGTCGCGGCCGACGGCCGGCGAGCACCTCGCGCGATAGGCCCTCCCGATTCGCGGTGGATATCGATGCCTCTGTGGGGGCGCTCGGCGACGCCCGCACCGGGCGTGCGCGCGACCGGCACCGCCGCCGTGTCGCCGACGCTACGGGCGAGCACCTAACGACGGTTCGCCACGACGGCGAGACCGTCGTGGTGACTGCGAATCTCCCGGGCGTCGACGCATCCGACATCACGGTCGGTGTCACCGACGATCGTCGGACGCTCGTGGTCAGGACCCCGCGCGAGACGCTCGCCCGCGTCCCGATCGAACGCTGGGACGCCTCCGCCGTGCAGGCGACGCTCAACAATTACGTCCTCGAAGTTCGGATCGACGACAGCGTCGTCGCGGGAGACCCCGACGAGGTGATCAGCCGATGA
- the gvpG gene encoding gas vesicle protein GvpG, whose product MLVIDDLLVRPFVSLLDILQTMALEELYDIDRIQDELKENQLLYEIGERPESEYRRRKAELEDELELAEQVRDELTSGKIEVKR is encoded by the coding sequence ATGCTCGTGATCGACGACCTGCTCGTCCGGCCGTTCGTCTCGCTGCTCGACATCCTCCAGACGATGGCGCTGGAGGAACTGTACGACATCGACCGCATTCAGGACGAGCTCAAGGAGAACCAACTGCTCTACGAGATCGGCGAGCGCCCCGAATCGGAGTACCGACGCCGCAAGGCGGAGCTGGAGGACGAACTCGAACTGGCCGAACAGGTTCGTGACGAACTGACAAGCGGCAAGATCGAGGTAAAACGCTGA
- a CDS encoding GvpL/GvpF family gas vesicle protein — MTGDHLYVYGIVPAADFELDVEGVGGAERAYTVTAGGLSAVVSDADTTDPDRTTESMTAHDRVLSAVLDERTVVPMSFGMAFNDERTLRNVLSGGRRAFQTALDEVEGTVELGVKVVANGSTIDRASARSDTRDRLEPTAVDVVENDLFSDRLLVNDAYLVERADRDAFDEAVGELERDLDDAVVQYTGPFAPYNFVDIRIGAQQ, encoded by the coding sequence ATGACAGGCGATCATCTGTACGTCTACGGCATCGTTCCGGCAGCCGACTTCGAACTGGACGTGGAGGGAGTCGGCGGCGCCGAGCGCGCGTACACCGTCACAGCGGGCGGGCTGTCCGCGGTCGTCTCCGACGCCGACACGACCGATCCAGACCGGACGACCGAGTCGATGACGGCCCACGATCGCGTGCTGAGCGCCGTCCTCGACGAGCGAACCGTCGTGCCGATGAGTTTCGGCATGGCATTCAACGACGAGCGAACGCTCCGGAACGTTCTCAGTGGCGGCAGGCGGGCCTTTCAGACCGCCCTCGATGAGGTCGAGGGAACGGTCGAGCTCGGCGTCAAAGTGGTTGCCAATGGCTCGACCATCGATCGCGCGAGCGCGCGATCGGACACGCGGGATCGCCTCGAACCGACCGCCGTCGACGTGGTCGAAAACGACCTGTTCAGCGATCGGCTGCTGGTCAACGACGCCTACCTCGTCGAGCGCGCCGACCGGGACGCCTTCGATGAGGCCGTCGGCGAACTCGAACGGGATCTCGACGACGCCGTCGTGCAGTACACCGGCCCGTTTGCACCCTACAATTTCGTCGACATCCGCATCGGCGCCCAGCAGTGA
- the gvpA gene encoding gas vesicle protein GvpA, which translates to MVRKEPQGSSLVEVLDRILDKGVVIDVWARISVVGIELLTVEARVVVASVDTFLHYAEEIAKIEQAAEQEELEEVEVDAPQHAPEQSTED; encoded by the coding sequence ATGGTACGCAAAGAGCCACAGGGATCGAGTCTGGTGGAGGTTCTCGATCGGATACTCGACAAGGGCGTCGTCATCGACGTATGGGCCCGAATTTCGGTCGTGGGGATCGAGCTGTTGACCGTCGAGGCTAGGGTCGTCGTCGCCTCGGTCGATACGTTCCTCCACTACGCCGAAGAGATCGCGAAGATCGAGCAGGCGGCCGAGCAGGAAGAACTGGAGGAAGTGGAAGTCGACGCACCACAGCACGCTCCGGAACAATCGACAGAAGACTGA
- the gvpO gene encoding gas vesicle protein GvpO, halophile-type — translation MAESDTAVDDGQCRALTESGQRCSRPADDDGFCYQHDGSDPTVDDERGDDTTMSSNTDDADDGNESDETQSGDADADLRDARETAKQVADEFIDDPFDGIIEITRDDADGDWRVVLEVIERRSIPDTQDILGRYEVSVGPSGDLGGYRLTGRYRRGNVSDEQSPEP, via the coding sequence ATGGCAGAATCAGATACGGCAGTCGATGACGGGCAGTGTCGCGCCCTCACAGAGAGCGGCCAGCGGTGCTCGCGGCCCGCGGACGACGACGGGTTCTGCTACCAGCACGACGGCTCCGATCCGACGGTCGACGACGAACGCGGCGACGACACGACCATGAGTTCCAACACGGACGACGCCGACGACGGGAACGAATCGGACGAGACACAGTCCGGGGACGCCGACGCTGATCTCCGGGACGCCCGCGAGACGGCAAAGCAGGTCGCGGACGAGTTCATCGACGATCCGTTCGACGGCATCATCGAGATCACGCGCGACGATGCCGACGGCGACTGGCGGGTGGTCCTCGAAGTGATCGAGCGCCGATCGATCCCCGACACGCAGGACATCCTCGGCCGCTACGAGGTGTCGGTCGGTCCCAGCGGCGATCTCGGCGGCTATCGGCTCACGGGGCGCTATCGCCGAGGAAACGTCTCCGACGAGCAGTCGCCGGAGCCGTGA
- a CDS encoding archaellin/type IV pilin N-terminal domain-containing protein yields the protein MLPKPQRPADSRGQTGVETLVVFIATVIVAAIAAALLLNTVLALQSQAIATSEESIEQVTERVQVVTAFGEVDDGRIETVTLRVRTAPGAESIDLSAASVQTVGDGVDPNWSVGVVGSDRSVLTDGSELGYVHVYGESGLPADRGLTPGERVTVRITTGAGATTVYVVNVPDTLAGQSVVEV from the coding sequence ATGCTCCCGAAGCCACAGCGGCCTGCGGACTCGCGCGGCCAGACCGGCGTCGAGACGCTCGTAGTGTTCATAGCGACGGTGATCGTGGCCGCGATCGCGGCGGCGCTGCTTTTGAACACGGTGCTGGCGCTCCAGTCGCAGGCCATCGCCACCAGCGAGGAGAGCATCGAGCAGGTCACGGAACGCGTACAGGTCGTCACGGCGTTCGGCGAGGTCGACGACGGCCGAATTGAAACCGTCACTTTGCGCGTGCGCACGGCGCCCGGCGCGGAGTCGATCGATCTGTCCGCAGCGTCCGTCCAGACAGTCGGTGACGGCGTCGATCCGAACTGGTCTGTCGGCGTCGTCGGCTCCGATCGGTCGGTGCTGACCGACGGCAGCGAACTCGGCTACGTTCACGTCTACGGTGAGTCCGGCCTCCCGGCCGACAGGGGACTGACGCCGGGAGAGCGCGTCACAGTTCGAATCACCACGGGCGCGGGCGCGACGACCGTATACGTCGTGAACGTTCCCGACACGCTGGCCGGACAGAGCGTCGTCGAGGTGTAA
- a CDS encoding SelT/SelW/SelH family protein, whose amino-acid sequence MTTVDIEYCVPCGHLDRAQDLQRAILQALGREIEAVTLRTGTGGVFRVDVDGETIFDIAEDEFDIDRIVRDVRQRS is encoded by the coding sequence ATGACGACGGTCGACATCGAATACTGCGTTCCCTGTGGTCACCTCGATCGCGCACAGGACCTCCAGCGAGCGATTCTACAGGCGCTGGGTCGAGAGATCGAGGCCGTCACACTACGAACCGGGACCGGCGGCGTGTTCCGCGTCGACGTCGACGGGGAGACGATTTTCGACATCGCCGAGGACGAGTTCGACATCGATCGGATCGTCCGTGATGTCCGGCAACGCTCCTGA
- a CDS encoding 2-oxoacid:acceptor oxidoreductase subunit alpha — protein sequence MTDDELIWRIAGGSGDGIDSTSQNFAKALMRTGLNVFTHRHYPSRIRGGHTYVEIRAADHDVQSRGDGYNFLLALGDSFARNPKENAYYGDEETKPLSENLDDLREGGIIVYDSGLLDAEDVPELEERAEENDWHVFDIDLRSIAKEHGREVMRNTAGVGVTAALLGMELEPFENLMEEAMGGDILEQNIEVLHDAHEQVQEDYEFSHDLQVPEGSNDEEQVLVSGSNGVAYGALDAGCRFIAGYPMTPWTDVFTIMSQNLPEFGGISEQVEDEIAAAALAVGASHAGVKSMSGSSGGGFALMSEPLGLAEMTETPLVLIEAMRAGPSTGMPTKPEQSDLEHILYTSQGDSNRVVFAPGSPAEAYEQTRMAFKIAYDYQIPAIVIIDQKLSGENRSVPKSFFDRQPDPDPGSVLTEDEIAEAAHDESGKFQRFLHDTEDGVSPRSLPGQKGGRYLATGNEHNLAGHISEDPENRVAQMDRRMQKLESIRSELDDDHESQQSYTGPEDAEYGLITWGTQQGAVEEAVARLNEQGHSVKSIGVSDLMPYPAEEMTEFLESVDEAIVVEMNATAQFRGLTQKELGRFGEKLSSLLKYNGNPFEPWEIVEGFEAQIDGEGQTPGTNTRIEPAAGD from the coding sequence ATGACTGACGACGAACTTATCTGGCGAATCGCGGGCGGTTCCGGGGACGGAATCGACTCGACGAGCCAGAACTTCGCCAAGGCCCTGATGCGAACGGGGCTGAACGTATTCACGCATCGTCACTATCCGTCACGAATCCGCGGCGGCCACACGTACGTGGAGATCCGCGCCGCCGACCACGACGTTCAGTCGCGCGGTGACGGATACAACTTCCTCCTCGCTCTCGGCGACTCGTTCGCCCGGAACCCGAAGGAGAACGCCTACTACGGTGACGAGGAGACAAAGCCGCTTTCGGAGAACCTCGACGATCTCCGTGAAGGCGGCATTATCGTCTACGACTCGGGGCTGCTCGACGCCGAGGACGTGCCGGAACTCGAAGAACGCGCCGAGGAGAATGACTGGCACGTGTTCGACATCGACCTCCGGTCGATCGCCAAAGAACACGGCCGCGAGGTCATGCGCAACACGGCCGGTGTCGGTGTCACCGCCGCGCTGCTGGGCATGGAACTCGAACCGTTCGAGAACCTGATGGAGGAGGCGATGGGCGGCGACATCCTCGAACAGAACATCGAGGTGCTTCACGACGCCCACGAGCAGGTTCAGGAAGACTACGAGTTCAGCCACGACCTGCAGGTGCCGGAAGGCTCGAACGACGAGGAACAGGTCCTCGTTTCGGGCTCGAACGGCGTCGCCTACGGTGCGCTGGACGCCGGCTGTCGCTTCATCGCCGGCTACCCGATGACGCCGTGGACCGACGTGTTCACGATCATGTCCCAGAACCTGCCCGAATTCGGCGGGATCTCCGAGCAGGTCGAGGACGAGATCGCCGCGGCGGCGCTGGCAGTCGGTGCCAGCCACGCGGGCGTCAAGTCGATGTCCGGTTCCTCCGGCGGTGGCTTCGCGCTGATGAGCGAGCCGCTCGGCCTCGCCGAGATGACCGAGACGCCGCTCGTGCTGATCGAGGCGATGCGGGCCGGTCCCTCGACGGGGATGCCCACCAAGCCCGAGCAGTCCGACCTCGAGCACATCCTCTACACGAGTCAGGGTGACTCGAACCGCGTCGTGTTCGCGCCCGGCAGCCCCGCCGAGGCCTACGAGCAGACGCGGATGGCGTTCAAGATCGCCTACGACTACCAGATCCCGGCGATCGTCATCATCGACCAGAAGCTCTCGGGCGAGAACCGCAGCGTCCCCAAGAGCTTCTTCGACCGCCAGCCCGACCCGGACCCGGGCAGTGTGCTCACCGAAGACGAGATCGCCGAGGCGGCCCACGACGAGTCGGGCAAGTTCCAGCGCTTCCTCCACGACACCGAGGACGGCGTCAGCCCGCGCTCGCTGCCCGGCCAGAAGGGCGGTCGCTATCTCGCAACCGGTAACGAGCACAACCTCGCCGGCCACATCAGTGAGGACCCCGAGAACCGCGTCGCCCAGATGGACCGTCGCATGCAGAAGCTCGAATCCATCCGCTCGGAACTCGACGACGACCACGAGTCCCAGCAGTCCTACACCGGCCCCGAAGACGCCGAGTACGGACTCATCACGTGGGGCACCCAGCAGGGTGCCGTCGAGGAAGCCGTCGCGCGACTCAACGAACAGGGCCACTCGGTCAAGTCGATCGGCGTCAGCGACCTGATGCCGTACCCCGCCGAGGAGATGACCGAGTTCCTCGAGAGCGTCGACGAGGCGATCGTCGTCGAGATGAACGCCACCGCACAGTTCCGCGGGCTGACCCAGAAGGAACTCGGCCGGTTCGGCGAGAAGCTATCGAGCCTGCTCAAGTACAACGGGAACCCCTTCGAGCCCTGGGAGATCGTCGAGGGCTTCGAGGCACAGATCGACGGCGAGGGCCAGACGCCGGGCACCAACACCCGCATCGAGCCCGCCGCCGGAGACTAA
- a CDS encoding thiamine pyrophosphate-dependent enzyme, translated as MSAFNAIGEEREIDRDEYTPGIEPQPTWCPGCGDFGVLKALKQALPEVGRSPEETLVCTGIGCSGKLNSYLDSYGFHTIHGRSLPVARAANLANPGLEVIAAGGDGDGYGIGGNHFIHTARENHDMTYIVFNNEIFGLTKGQTSPTSPKGHKSKTQPHGSAKSPIRPLSLSLTAGSSYVARTAAVNPNQAKEILIEAMEHDGFAHVDFLTQCPTWNKDAKQYVPYIDIQDSDDYSHDIHDRGEAADMAQQAEEALYEGEVLTGRFYVDDDRPSYTQEKQEIGEMPEEPLAERYFDDDYEWETERSYDLLDRHA; from the coding sequence ATGAGCGCATTCAACGCAATCGGTGAAGAACGAGAGATCGACCGCGACGAGTACACGCCCGGCATCGAGCCCCAGCCGACGTGGTGTCCTGGCTGTGGCGACTTCGGCGTCCTCAAGGCGCTGAAACAGGCCCTGCCGGAAGTCGGCCGCTCGCCCGAGGAGACGCTGGTCTGTACGGGCATCGGCTGTTCCGGCAAGCTCAACAGCTATCTGGACAGCTACGGGTTCCACACGATCCACGGCCGGTCGCTGCCGGTCGCCCGCGCCGCCAACCTCGCCAACCCCGGCCTCGAAGTCATCGCCGCGGGTGGCGACGGTGACGGCTACGGCATCGGTGGGAACCACTTCATCCACACGGCTCGTGAGAACCACGACATGACCTACATCGTGTTCAACAACGAGATCTTCGGGCTGACCAAGGGTCAGACCTCCCCGACCAGCCCCAAGGGTCACAAGTCCAAGACCCAGCCCCACGGCTCGGCCAAGTCGCCGATCCGTCCCCTGAGCCTGTCGCTGACCGCCGGCTCGTCCTACGTCGCACGGACAGCTGCGGTCAACCCGAACCAGGCAAAGGAGATCCTCATCGAGGCGATGGAGCACGACGGGTTCGCCCACGTCGACTTCCTGACCCAGTGTCCCACCTGGAACAAGGACGCAAAGCAGTACGTCCCCTACATCGACATCCAGGATTCGGACGACTACAGTCACGACATCCACGACCGCGGCGAGGCCGCCGACATGGCCCAGCAGGCCGAGGAAGCTCTCTACGAGGGCGAAGTGCTGACCGGTCGGTTCTACGTCGACGACGACCGACCCTCCTACACCCAGGAGAAGCAGGAGATCGGCGAGATGCCCGAGGAACCGCTCGCTGAGCGGTACTTCGACGACGACTACGAGTGGGAGACCGAGCGGTCCTACGACCTGCTCGACCGGCACGCCTAA
- the lrpA1 gene encoding HTH-type transcriptional regulator LrpA1 codes for MSTESTEDRILSVLEEDAKASYADIASRADVSKPTVRKYIEKLEDEGVIVGYSADIDPKKLSSQSIAMVGVDVESERYVEATRALKNLEEIEELYTSSGDHMLMAEVRAGDGDELADVISDRIMEIDGVTAAHPSFLQERLK; via the coding sequence ATGAGCACCGAGTCTACGGAGGACCGAATCCTCTCCGTTCTCGAAGAGGACGCCAAAGCGTCCTACGCCGACATTGCGAGCCGCGCCGACGTGTCCAAACCGACAGTTCGTAAGTACATCGAGAAGCTCGAAGACGAGGGCGTCATCGTCGGCTACTCGGCCGATATCGACCCCAAGAAGCTATCGAGTCAGTCGATTGCGATGGTCGGCGTCGACGTCGAGAGCGAGCGCTACGTCGAGGCGACGCGGGCGCTCAAGAACTTAGAGGAGATCGAAGAGCTGTACACGTCCAGCGGCGACCACATGCTGATGGCGGAGGTCCGTGCCGGCGACGGCGACGAACTGGCCGACGTTATCAGCGACCGCATCATGGAGATCGACGGCGTCACCGCGGCCCATCCCTCGTTCCTGCAGGAGCGCCTGAAGTAA
- a CDS encoding SRPBCC family protein has translation MAVFQRETVVHAPLSDVWEFHSTVDGLVALTPDWMGLRVESVVGPDGDSDPDELDTGAEISMSMQPFGVGPRQRWTSRIVERETGDGVARFRDEMDGGPFAHWDHTHSFFARDEDRTVVRDRVEYELPLGAVGRAAGPFAVVGFEPMFRYRHRRTKELLED, from the coding sequence ATGGCAGTATTTCAGCGCGAGACGGTCGTCCACGCGCCGCTGTCGGACGTCTGGGAGTTTCATTCGACGGTCGACGGGCTGGTCGCGCTCACGCCGGACTGGATGGGCTTGCGCGTCGAGTCGGTCGTCGGTCCCGACGGCGACTCAGATCCGGACGAACTCGATACTGGAGCGGAGATTTCGATGTCGATGCAGCCCTTCGGTGTGGGGCCGCGCCAGCGCTGGACTTCCCGGATCGTCGAACGCGAGACGGGCGACGGCGTCGCGCGCTTTCGTGACGAGATGGACGGCGGCCCCTTCGCACATTGGGACCACACGCACTCGTTTTTCGCCCGCGATGAGGACCGAACCGTCGTCCGCGACCGCGTCGAGTACGAACTCCCGCTCGGCGCCGTCGGTCGGGCGGCGGGCCCCTTCGCAGTCGTCGGCTTTGAGCCGATGTTCCGGTATCGACACCGGCGGACCAAGGAGCTGCTCGAAGACTGA
- a CDS encoding DMT family transporter, with the protein MAALGVAVAAVSTAAILVRWSRAPSSVAAFYRVLFTLALIAPFALGDHSGEFRQLSRRDAGAAVVAGVALALHFASWFESLSWTSVAASTTLVQTQPVFVAVGAALVLGEYVDRRVVLGIGVALCGAVVMSLADPEASVAVAGEARIGNALAVVGAAAGAAYFLAGRSIRQRVTVFPYVTVVYAACAATLLVVVLARGQPLFAYPPREWLLFLGLAVGPGLFGHTVVNWALEHVRSTVASVALLGEPVGATLLALLLLSEVPTTVTLAGGGVVIAGIYLTSTARRRPDAGGAAASSDGESGARPDDRSS; encoded by the coding sequence ATGGCGGCTCTGGGCGTCGCCGTCGCGGCGGTCAGCACCGCCGCGATTCTGGTGCGCTGGAGCCGGGCGCCGTCAAGCGTCGCGGCCTTCTATCGCGTGCTCTTTACCCTCGCGTTGATCGCGCCGTTCGCGCTCGGAGACCACAGCGGCGAGTTCCGTCAGCTCTCGCGTCGGGACGCCGGCGCCGCGGTCGTCGCGGGCGTCGCACTGGCGCTGCACTTCGCGTCGTGGTTCGAGAGCCTATCGTGGACCAGCGTGGCGGCGTCGACGACGCTCGTCCAGACCCAGCCTGTCTTCGTCGCGGTCGGGGCGGCGCTGGTGCTCGGTGAGTACGTCGATCGACGGGTCGTCCTCGGAATCGGCGTCGCGCTCTGTGGGGCGGTCGTGATGTCGCTCGCCGATCCCGAGGCGTCGGTGGCGGTCGCCGGGGAGGCCCGAATCGGCAACGCGCTGGCGGTCGTCGGCGCCGCGGCGGGGGCGGCCTACTTTCTCGCCGGGCGATCGATCCGCCAGCGCGTCACGGTGTTTCCGTACGTCACCGTGGTGTACGCAGCCTGCGCGGCGACGCTGCTCGTCGTGGTGCTCGCACGAGGACAACCGTTGTTCGCGTACCCGCCCCGAGAGTGGCTGCTCTTTCTCGGCCTCGCGGTCGGACCCGGACTCTTCGGGCACACGGTCGTGAACTGGGCGCTCGAACACGTTCGGTCGACGGTCGCCAGCGTGGCGCTGCTGGGCGAGCCGGTCGGCGCGACGCTGCTGGCGCTCCTCTTGCTCTCGGAAGTGCCGACGACAGTCACGCTCGCCGGCGGAGGAGTGGTGATCGCTGGAATCTACCTGACGAGCACGGCGCGACGGCGGCCGGACGCCGGCGGGGCCGCGGCGTCCAGCGACGGCGAGTCGGGTGCGCGACCGGACGACAGAAGCAGCTAG
- the queC gene encoding 7-cyano-7-deazaguanine synthase QueC — protein MTDTTTFDEPTDEQSPGAVVLASGGMDSATAAYEARERGYDLYLLHTSYGQRTEGKEYECARALAEELDAEEFLRVETSHLARIGGSSLTDDEIDVEDAADTDDEEIPDTYVPFRNANLLAMAVSYAETNDCEAIFIGAHSEDFSGYPDCRPAFFEAFQGVVDAGTKPDTEIEIAAPFAELSKTDIADLGRDLGVPYELTWSCYREEAPACGTCDACAYRLEAFQRVGVRDPIEYERRPEYAD, from the coding sequence ATGACCGACACCACCACTTTCGACGAACCGACCGACGAACAGTCCCCCGGCGCCGTCGTGCTGGCTTCCGGCGGGATGGACAGCGCGACCGCGGCCTACGAGGCCCGCGAGCGGGGCTACGACCTGTACCTGCTCCACACCTCCTACGGCCAGCGCACCGAGGGCAAAGAGTACGAGTGCGCCCGCGCGCTCGCGGAGGAACTCGACGCAGAAGAGTTCCTGCGCGTCGAAACGAGCCACCTCGCGCGCATCGGCGGGTCGAGCCTGACCGACGACGAGATCGACGTGGAGGACGCCGCCGACACCGACGACGAGGAGATTCCCGACACGTACGTCCCCTTCCGGAACGCGAACCTGCTTGCGATGGCCGTCTCCTACGCCGAAACCAACGACTGTGAGGCCATCTTCATCGGCGCCCACAGCGAGGACTTCTCGGGCTATCCGGACTGTCGCCCCGCATTCTTCGAGGCGTTCCAAGGCGTCGTCGACGCCGGCACGAAGCCCGACACCGAGATCGAGATCGCGGCGCCTTTTGCCGAACTCTCGAAGACCGATATCGCCGACCTCGGGCGCGACCTCGGCGTCCCCTACGAGCTCACGTGGAGCTGCTACCGCGAGGAAGCGCCGGCCTGTGGTACCTGCGACGCCTGCGCGTACCGGCTGGAGGCGTTCCAGCGCGTCGGCGTCCGCGATCCGATCGAGTACGAGCGCCGCCCCGAGTACGCCGACTAG
- a CDS encoding 7-carboxy-7-deazaguanine synthase QueE, translating to MPVSSDAAVDRDGDAPDGNITDGDSTDTESPPEDGLPINELFYSLQGEGRLAGTPSVFVRTSGCNLRCWFCDSYHTSWEPTHAWQSIDEIVDAVEGYDEANHVVLTGGEPLIHDAAVDLIERLDAAGYHVTVETNGTIHRDAPIDLASVSPKLSNSTPTAERDPAGDGEWAERHDDRRIDLDALTALVADYETQLKFVVADDGDLPEILDLLDRLRDAADAPIPDDRVLLMPEGATRERLAETRERVADLALEHGFRYTPRLHVDLWNDAPET from the coding sequence GTGCCCGTTAGTTCCGACGCCGCGGTCGATCGAGACGGCGACGCCCCCGACGGCAACATCACTGACGGCGACAGCACGGACACCGAGTCGCCGCCCGAGGACGGCCTCCCGATCAACGAGCTGTTCTACTCGCTGCAGGGCGAGGGCCGACTCGCGGGGACGCCGTCGGTGTTCGTCCGTACATCGGGCTGTAACCTTCGGTGCTGGTTCTGTGACTCCTATCACACCTCGTGGGAGCCGACCCACGCTTGGCAGTCGATCGACGAGATCGTCGACGCGGTCGAGGGCTATGACGAGGCAAACCACGTCGTCCTGACCGGTGGTGAGCCGCTGATCCACGACGCCGCCGTCGACCTGATCGAACGGCTCGACGCCGCCGGCTATCACGTCACCGTCGAGACCAACGGGACGATCCACCGGGACGCCCCGATCGACCTCGCCAGCGTCAGCCCGAAGCTCTCGAACAGCACGCCGACCGCCGAGCGCGACCCCGCGGGCGACGGCGAGTGGGCCGAGCGCCACGACGACCGCCGAATCGACCTCGACGCCCTGACGGCGCTGGTCGCAGACTACGAGACGCAACTGAAGTTCGTCGTCGCCGACGACGGCGACCTCCCCGAGATCCTCGACCTGCTCGACCGACTGCGCGACGCCGCCGACGCGCCGATCCCGGACGACCGGGTTCTGCTGATGCCCGAAGGTGCGACCCGGGAGCGACTCGCCGAAACCCGCGAGCGCGTCGCCGACCTCGCGCTCGAACACGGGTTCCGGTACACGCCCCGACTGCACGTCGACCTCTGGAACGACGCCCCCGAAACCTGA
- a CDS encoding 6-pyruvoyl trahydropterin synthase family protein, producing MNETGVVEYDGRTDAAASDTDDRVLYVGRDRPIRISAGHRLMHHDGKCSRPHGHNYEITVRVTGSLTEEGWVVDKGDITSVISEWDHMFLVEEGDPLVDAFDASGDADAVVKFERPPTAEVMAAVLEERLDDALPDTVSDVAVQVSETAELCGGSYL from the coding sequence ATGAACGAGACAGGAGTCGTCGAGTACGACGGGCGCACGGACGCCGCTGCGTCCGATACCGACGACCGGGTGCTGTACGTCGGACGTGATCGGCCGATCCGAATTAGCGCCGGACACCGCCTCATGCACCACGACGGGAAGTGTAGCCGCCCGCACGGCCACAACTACGAGATCACCGTTCGCGTGACGGGATCGCTCACCGAGGAGGGGTGGGTCGTCGACAAAGGCGATATTACCTCAGTAATCTCCGAGTGGGATCACATGTTTCTCGTCGAAGAAGGCGATCCGCTGGTCGACGCCTTCGACGCCTCGGGCGACGCCGACGCCGTCGTGAAATTCGAACGGCCACCGACCGCCGAGGTGATGGCCGCCGTGCTCGAAGAGCGCCTCGACGACGCCCTGCCCGACACCGTAAGCGACGTTGCGGTGCAGGTCAGCGAGACGGCCGAACTCTGCGGCGGGAGCTACCTCTAA